One window from the genome of Hippopotamus amphibius kiboko isolate mHipAmp2 chromosome 13, mHipAmp2.hap2, whole genome shotgun sequence encodes:
- the ZNF518B gene encoding zinc finger protein 518B codes for MQMKKMKESGQQLWTTQADDGHSSLTMSPKQPNAHRGTRPDRQEAQTLLYQGSEAEAAAMTIATCVKCKSVHKLPLQDLKKGTGQSQKEDKYVCFKCSLGVAPPHFHFVNSNHSATHIGNKTETISSSVNNKFKVRNFKPGKYYCDKCRFSTKDPLQYKKHTLQHEEIKFICSHCSYISYTKGEFQRHLVKHTGIFPYQCEYCDYGAIRNDYIVKHRKRVHEKAGGKRPPKTVAKLEPKRISASKQNPELLRASSPRTAFQNKLSDQLSRFSLHSNKDRMHNIMLLPESKEYQKDVVCVPNKVTLSEPNEVSLFENRSVEVEVLSPAKEPVQPGMPLTVVAPAELVVPANCLAQLIDVKVVNGTQQLVLKLFPLEENNCLDTGGGNVGNSERVTKEKGLSEQEKMASAEQTRSLTIEGNVGKLAGIDNLQSSVQKQLKNVKWVRSYDFFTSNSGVHSGGESFVNPSRVEGLQKKSYTYPHRTALPSIALKGHSPSSLVKNCILSGLGTVSNSFPYKAAVSFPEDGRSLRGDSQQLFPFAASPAAISFSGEKDSLPLGKNDMESRNEISIPVKMVPPHRKLKDNQTQEHKAVSHTGQISSQHKSEYLHINITGEGRIRSQQSGDKPLELKNSEKTNDSFEGPVISSVFSLSSGSENVPEGVKWNSSTSKIKSIELLRRKIAQLIESCGRPSSLAANSAHRHSVGKASKVTSKAAPEGMQEINMSLTSTGCSTAALPKPQDDGGINGHPAHPQMYPQLVEGSSGKTESRVPRKPHVATPVLIPKGAVLRVLNSSEDSHIIEATCEAPVTIPCSETQLIKPIPFRPVKQTDSDLQSSTGESGPIDMSQNHDLSLRPKSRKESANCSSVPKKAGPLHGQQGSSEMSRQGKLFSRSLPVSKSKTKQVNSSKKKSKIQADPSRYFKDPSIFQVARQLRLIAAKPDQLIKCPRRNQPVIVLNHPDVDSPEVSNVMKVINKYKGNVLKVVLSERTRCQLGIRRHHVRLTYQNAEEANQIKRQMMLKMKLKKVHKNNYQVVDSLPDDSSQCIFKCWFCGRLYEDQEEWMSHGQRHLIEATRDWDVLSSKGK; via the coding sequence atgcaaatgaagaaGATGAAGGAGAGTGGACAGCAGTTATGGACTACACAAGCGGATGATGGACACAGTTCCTTGACCATGTCACCCAAACAGCCTAATGCTCATCGAGGGACTCGACCAGATAGACAGGAAGCTCAGACTCTTTTGTACCAAGGCTCCGAGGCAGAGGCTGCCGCGATGACCATCGCAACGTGTGTGAAGTGTAAAAGCGTGCACAAGCTCCCGCTTCAGGATCTGAAAAAGGGTACTGGGCAAAGCCAAAAGGAGGACAAATATGTTTGCTTCAAATGCAGCCTTGGTGTGGCCCCTCCACACTTCCACTTTGTGAACAGTAATCACAGTGCTACTCACATAGGAAATAAAACCGAAACCATCTCAAGTTCTGTCAATAACAAATTTAAGGTAAGGAACTTTAAGCCAGGCAAATACTATTGTGATAAATGTCGGTTTTCCACGAAGGACCCCCTGCAGTACAAAAAGCACACACTTCAacatgaagaaattaaattcatttGTTCTCACTGCAGCTACATTTCCTACACTAAAGGGGAGTTTCAGAGGCACTTGGTGAAACACACGGGCATTTTCCCTTATCAATGTGAGTATTGTGACTATGGTGCTATTAGAAATGACTACATTGTCAAACACAGGAAGAGAGTCCACGAGAAGGCTGGTGGAAAACGGCCGCCCAAAACTGTTGCCAAGCTGGAGCCAAAAAGAATCAGTGCATCCAAGCAAAACCCAGAGCTTTTAAGAGCTTCCAGTCCAAGGACTGCGTTTCAAAATAAGTTGTCAGATCAGCTTTCAAGGTTCTCCCTCCATTCAAATAAAGACAGAATGCACAACATCATGTTGTTACCTGAATCAAAAGAGTACCAAAAAGATGTTGTGTGCGTTCCAAATAAAGTGACGCTGTCAGAGCCCAATGAAGTCAGCCTGTTTGAGAACAGAAGTGTGGAGGTGGAAGTGTTATCCCCTGCAAAAGAGCCTGTTCAGCCGGGAATGCCATTAACGGTTGTGGCACCTGCAGAACTAGTCGTCCCTGCAAACTGTTTAGCCCAGTTGATAGATGTGAAGGTTGTCAATGGAACACAGCAGCTTGTGCTGAAACTGTTTCCTCTGGAAGAAAACAATTGCCTTGACACCGGTGGGGGTAATGTAGGTAATTCTGAACGTGTGACTAAAGAGAAAGGTTTAAGTGAACAAGAAAAAATGGCTTCTGCAGAACAAACAAGGTCCTTAACAATTGAAGGGAATGTTGGAAAACTTGCAGGCATTGATAATCTTCAATCATCAGTTCAGAAACAACTGAAAAATGTGAAATGGGTAAGGTCTTACGATTTTTTCACGTCGAATTCTGGTGTGCACAGTGGTGGAGAATCCTTTGTCAACCCCAGTAGAGTTGAGGGTTTGCAGAAAAAAAGTTACACATATCCACATAGAACTGCTCTTCCTTCCATCGCCTTAAAAGGCCATTCTCCATCATCTCTAgtgaaaaactgtattttaagTGGTCTTGGAACTGtgtcaaactcttttccatatAAAGCTGCCGTTTCTTTTCCTGAAGACGGGAGAAGCTTACGCGGTGACTCACAGCAGTTATTTCCTTTTGCTGCATCGCCTGCAGCCATTTCCTTCTCTGGAGAAAAGGACTCACTGCCCCTGGGTAAAAATGACATGGAATCTAGAAATGAGATCAGTATTCCTGTAAAAATGGTTCCCCCTCACAGGAAGCTGAAAGATAACCAGACACAGGAGCACAAGGCAGTTTCACATACGGGCCAGATCTCGTCTCAGCATAAAAGCGAGTATTTACACATAAACATAACAGGAGAAGGTAGAATCAGATCTCAACAGTCTGGGGATAAACCTTTGGAATTAAAGAATTCTGAAAAGACTAATGACTCCTTCGAAGGCCCAGTCATCTCATCAGTATTTTCTCTGAGCTCTGGATCTGAAAACGTCCCTGAGGGCGTTAAGTGGAATAGTTCAACATCCAAAATAAAGTCAATTGAACTCTTGCGCAGAAAGATAGCCCAGTTGATCGAGTCCTGTGGCAGGCCTTCCTCTTTGGCTGCTAATAGTGCACATCGCCATTCTGTGGGGAAGGCATCCAAGGTTACCTCGAAAGCTGCCCCTGAAGGGATGCAGGAAATTAACATGTCACTTACCAGCACTGGCTGTTCCACAGCTGCGCTGCCGAAACCTCAGGATGACGGTGGTATTAATGGACACCCTGCTCACCCACAGATGTATCCGCAGCTTGTGGAAGGCAGCAGTGGGAAAACCGAAAGCAGAGTACCCAGGAAGCCACATGTGGCCACTCCAGTATTGATCCCCAAGGGGGCTGTGTTGAGGGTTCTTAATTCCTCTGAGGACTCCCACATTATAGAGGCTACATGCGAAGCACCTGTCACCATCCCCTGCAGTGAGACACAGTTAATAAAACCCATTCCATTCCGCCCCGTGAAACAGACAGACTCAGACTTACAGTCTTCAACAGGTGAAAGTGGGCCAATAGACATGTCCCAAAATCATGATCTATCTCTTCGGCCTAAATCAAGAAAAGAGAGTGCTAATTGCAGCAGCGTGCCTAAAAAAGCTGGACCCCTGCATGGACAGCAAGGAAGCAGTGAAATGAGTAGGCAAGGGAAACTGTTTTCCAGAAGTCTCCCTGTCAGTAAAAGTAAAACCAAACAAGTCAACTCAtccaagaagaaaagcaaaattcaGGCTGATCCCAGCCGCTATTTCAAGGATCCTTCCATTTTTCAGGTTGCAAGACAACTTCGACTGATAGCGGCCAAACCAGACCAGTTGATCAAATGCCCCCGTCGGAACCAGCCCGTCATCGTGTTAAACCACCCGGACGTCGACTCGCCAGAAGTGTCCAATGTGATGAAGGTGATAAACAAGTACAAAGGCAACGTCCTCAAAGTGGTCCTGTCGGAGAGGACTAGGTGTCAGTTAGGCATCAGGCGGCATCACGTCCGGCTGACCTACCAGAATGCGGAGGAAGCCAATCAGATAAAAAGGCAAATGATGTTGAAAATGAAGCTTAAAAAAGTTCATAAAAACAACTACCAGGTGGTGGATTCCTTGCCCGATGACTCATCACAGTGTATATTTAAGTGCTGGTTTTGTGGGCGGCTCTATGAAGACCAGGAAGAGTGGATGAGTCATGGCCAACGGCATTT